A region from the Anaerolineae bacterium genome encodes:
- a CDS encoding Translation elongation factor Tu, whose amino-acid sequence MNLEVELIVPVALEQGSKFAIREGGLTVGAGVITKILD is encoded by the coding sequence GTGAACCTGGAAGTGGAGTTGATTGTGCCGGTGGCGCTGGAACAGGGCTCAAAGTTCGCCATCCGCGAAGGCGGTTTGACGGTCGGCGCCGGCGTGATCACCAAGATCTTGGACTAA
- a CDS encoding Transcription antitermination protein NusG, producing the protein MLETNDQDIQQQSEIEAENASFSDPTAEIPSETASTSTGQAGEEGEQTESDGRAWYVVHCYSGYENKVRHNLEQRIESMGMKDKIFDVVVPTEEEIEVREGKRKTIERRVFPGYILVNMILTEESWYVVRNTPGVTGFVGMGNQPTPLRPEEVAQILKRMEAEAPRIKVTFRPGERVRIIDGPFNDFRGTVSEIDMERAKVRVLVNFFGRETPVELDFLQVEKA; encoded by the coding sequence ATGTTGGAAACAAACGACCAGGACATCCAACAACAATCTGAAATTGAGGCCGAAAATGCCTCTTTCTCTGATCCGACGGCTGAAATCCCTTCTGAGACAGCCTCTACCAGCACCGGGCAGGCAGGCGAAGAAGGGGAACAAACCGAATCGGATGGTCGCGCCTGGTATGTTGTCCATTGTTACTCGGGTTATGAGAACAAAGTTCGCCATAATCTCGAGCAACGCATCGAAAGCATGGGCATGAAGGATAAGATTTTCGATGTGGTTGTGCCAACCGAAGAGGAAATCGAAGTGCGCGAGGGAAAGCGCAAAACCATCGAACGGCGCGTCTTTCCTGGCTATATCCTGGTCAACATGATCCTGACCGAAGAATCATGGTATGTCGTTCGCAACACGCCCGGCGTCACTGGCTTTGTTGGTATGGGAAATCAACCCACCCCACTCCGCCCGGAAGAAGTTGCCCAGATCCTTAAGCGAATGGAAGCCGAAGCGCCGCGTATCAAAGTAACTTTTCGCCCTGGCGAACGGGTGCGCATTATCGATGGGCCTTTCAACGACTTTCGGGGCACGGTGTCGGAAATCGATATGGAACGGGCAAAAGTGCGTGTTTTGGTCAATTTCTTCGGCCGCGAAACACCGGTCGAACTAGATTTTTTACAAGTGGAGAAAGCATAA
- a CDS encoding LSU ribosomal protein L11p (L12e) yields the protein MAKKLKTIVRLQIVAGKANPAPPIGPALAGHGINLMAFCKEYNARTANRAGEIIPAEISIYTDGSFTFVLKTPPASVLLKKAAGIEKGSKNAPREKVGKVTRAQIREIAELKMPDLNSLDIEGAMKQIEGTARNMGIQIVD from the coding sequence GTGGCTAAGAAACTTAAAACTATCGTCAGATTACAAATCGTGGCTGGCAAAGCCAACCCAGCCCCTCCCATTGGTCCTGCGCTAGCCGGACATGGGATCAACCTGATGGCATTCTGTAAGGAATATAATGCTCGCACCGCCAACCGGGCTGGCGAGATTATTCCTGCCGAGATCAGCATCTACACGGATGGCTCATTTACCTTTGTTCTCAAGACCCCGCCGGCCTCGGTCCTGCTCAAGAAGGCAGCCGGGATTGAGAAAGGTTCCAAAAATGCCCCTCGCGAAAAAGTGGGCAAAGTCACCCGGGCTCAGATTCGCGAAATCGCTGAGCTTAAGATGCCCGATCTGAATTCGCTGGATATTGAAGGAGCGATGAAACAAATCGAAGGAACTGCCCGCAATATGGGCATCCAGATCGTAGATTAA
- a CDS encoding LSU ribosomal protein L1p (L10Ae): MAKHGKKYRAAAEKINRQQAYSPQEALELVKETSYTNFDATVEVHMRLGVDPRHADQQVRDVVVLPHGLGKTVRVLVFAQGEGAALAREAGADYVVDDDETIAKIQAGWTDFDIAIATQEMMGKVGRLGKVLGPRGLMPSPKTGTVVMPADIPRVVKEAKAGRVEFRVDKTANLHVPIGKVSFESGKLYDNMAALMEAVRKAKPAATKGTYIKRVTLSSTMGPGIKVDPIQAQAMVVRE; encoded by the coding sequence ATGGCAAAACATGGAAAAAAATATCGCGCTGCAGCGGAAAAAATCAACCGACAGCAAGCCTATTCTCCTCAAGAAGCGTTAGAGCTTGTCAAGGAGACCTCATACACAAATTTTGACGCAACCGTTGAAGTACACATGCGTCTCGGCGTTGATCCCCGTCACGCAGATCAACAAGTCCGGGATGTGGTGGTCTTGCCTCACGGTCTTGGAAAGACCGTCCGGGTATTGGTGTTTGCCCAAGGCGAGGGAGCCGCGCTTGCTCGTGAAGCAGGAGCAGATTACGTGGTTGACGATGATGAGACCATCGCCAAAATCCAGGCTGGCTGGACAGATTTTGACATCGCTATTGCCACGCAAGAAATGATGGGTAAAGTCGGTCGTCTGGGCAAGGTGTTAGGCCCACGGGGTCTGATGCCCAGTCCCAAAACGGGCACGGTGGTTATGCCGGCAGACATCCCGCGTGTGGTAAAGGAAGCGAAAGCAGGTCGGGTAGAATTCCGGGTTGATAAAACCGCCAACCTGCACGTCCCGATTGGAAAAGTGTCCTTTGAAAGCGGCAAACTCTATGATAACATGGCAGCCTTAATGGAAGCCGTTCGGAAAGCAAAACCGGCAGCTACGAAAGGCACATATATCAAGCGCGTGACCCTATCCTCGACCATGGGGCCTGGGATCAAAGTCGATCCCATTCAGGCTCAAGCGATGGTCGTGCGCGAGTAA
- a CDS encoding LSU ribosomal protein L10p (P0), giving the protein MAISKERKNEVVALLKEWAARSEAMYVAQFTGLNMKQIDDLRHRVRQCGGEFHVVKNTLARIAFKEAGFPMEESLFSGSTAIAFAFQDPPALAKALFEFNRTNQALVVKGGYLKQELLSAENVQALSELPPLPIMRAQLLGTIMAPASQLARILAEPGRQIAAVLKAYSEKDSQAAPTPA; this is encoded by the coding sequence TTGGCAATTTCAAAAGAACGTAAAAATGAGGTGGTAGCGTTGCTCAAGGAATGGGCTGCGCGCAGCGAGGCGATGTACGTTGCCCAATTCACCGGCTTAAACATGAAACAAATCGATGACTTACGACATCGGGTGCGCCAGTGTGGCGGTGAATTTCATGTCGTGAAAAACACCCTCGCCCGCATCGCCTTCAAAGAAGCCGGCTTTCCAATGGAAGAAAGCCTTTTCAGTGGCTCGACAGCCATCGCCTTTGCCTTTCAAGATCCACCTGCTCTGGCGAAAGCCCTCTTTGAGTTCAATCGCACCAACCAGGCTCTGGTAGTCAAAGGCGGTTATTTAAAACAAGAGCTACTTTCGGCAGAAAATGTCCAGGCCCTATCTGAGCTACCGCCTTTGCCAATCATGCGGGCCCAACTACTGGGAACTATCATGGCTCCCGCCAGTCAGCTAGCCCGCATCCTTGCCGAACCTGGGCGACAGATTGCAGCCGTTCTCAAGGCCTATTCCGAAAAGGATAGTCAAGCAGCGCCAACTCCCGCATGA
- a CDS encoding LSU ribosomal protein L7/L12 (P1/P2), translated as MADLEKLVEELSSLSVLEAAELVKKLEEKWGVSAAAPVAVAAVGPATTAAAPAPEEEEKTEFDVIIKDAGPKKIEVIKTIRQLTNLGLKEAKDVAETPGSKVLEAVSKEAANDAKAKLEAAGAVVEVK; from the coding sequence ATGGCAGATTTAGAAAAGTTAGTCGAAGAACTCAGCAGCTTGAGCGTTTTAGAAGCCGCAGAGTTGGTAAAGAAACTGGAAGAGAAATGGGGCGTTTCAGCAGCAGCTCCCGTTGCAGTGGCAGCCGTCGGTCCCGCTACCACTGCCGCAGCGCCTGCGCCTGAGGAAGAGGAAAAAACCGAATTTGATGTGATCATCAAAGACGCAGGCCCGAAGAAGATCGAGGTGATCAAGACCATCCGCCAGCTTACGAACCTCGGCTTGAAAGAAGCGAAAGATGTAGCCGAAACGCCAGGATCAAAAGTGCTTGAAGCTGTCAGCAAGGAAGCGGCAAACGACGCCAAAGCCAAACTGGAAGCAGCTGGCGCTGTGGTCGAAGTCAAGTAA
- a CDS encoding Nitric-oxide reductase subunit C, producing the protein MKLRLLPFLISFTIGLMGCSSTELNQPQTSLDPVQRGKALFEMNMIGENKAPGCIVCHSLEPGKNLVGPSLAGIATYAQSAGTGMEAADFLRQAIVEPDKHVMEGYPTGVMYQNYGKDLPQEDIEALVAFLLTLK; encoded by the coding sequence ATGAAACTTCGCTTACTCCCTTTCCTTATTTCTTTTACGATCGGATTGATGGGCTGTTCTTCAACAGAACTCAATCAACCTCAAACCAGCCTTGATCCCGTTCAACGAGGTAAAGCCCTGTTTGAAATGAATATGATTGGCGAGAACAAAGCTCCAGGTTGCATCGTATGCCATTCCCTGGAACCTGGCAAAAACCTGGTTGGACCCAGCCTGGCTGGTATAGCTACCTATGCGCAATCCGCAGGTACAGGGATGGAAGCAGCCGACTTTTTGCGTCAAGCCATTGTCGAACCTGATAAACACGTCATGGAAGGGTATCCGACTGGCGTTATGTATCAAAACTATGGAAAAGACCTGCCTCAAGAGGATATTGAAGCGTTGGTAGCCTTTTTACTTACCCTAAAATAA
- a CDS encoding Ribose 5-phosphate isomerase A, whose protein sequence is MDLKAQAAAAALEYVHNGMTIGLGTGSTTSYFVDLLGEKLKQGELKDIRGVPTSEKTASRARALKIPLVSLDDITELDLVVDGADEVDPQLNLIKGLGRALLREKIVESHTRRFIVVVDESKLVPQLGKKGPLPVEITPYAAKAHIRWLNTLGCRAELWLETDGTPATTDNGNYLAKCWFEDGIPDAYELAEKLAWRAGIVEHGLFLGMASLVIVAGHEGIRKLEAQ, encoded by the coding sequence ATGGATTTGAAAGCTCAAGCTGCTGCGGCTGCTCTGGAATACGTACACAATGGTATGACCATTGGATTGGGCACCGGCTCAACGACCAGTTATTTTGTTGACCTGCTGGGTGAAAAACTCAAACAGGGCGAATTGAAAGATATTCGCGGTGTACCGACTTCCGAAAAAACGGCTTCTCGCGCCAGGGCTTTAAAAATACCGCTGGTTAGTTTAGACGATATCACTGAATTAGACCTGGTTGTGGATGGCGCGGATGAAGTTGATCCTCAGCTAAACTTAATCAAGGGTTTAGGCAGGGCTTTGTTGCGGGAAAAAATTGTCGAAAGCCATACCAGGCGTTTTATCGTCGTCGTTGATGAGTCAAAATTAGTGCCACAACTTGGCAAAAAAGGCCCCCTGCCGGTGGAGATTACCCCCTATGCAGCAAAAGCTCATATCCGCTGGCTAAACACCCTCGGCTGCCGCGCAGAATTATGGCTTGAAACAGATGGCACGCCAGCTACCACCGATAATGGCAACTACCTGGCGAAATGTTGGTTCGAGGATGGCATCCCGGACGCTTACGAACTGGCAGAAAAACTTGCCTGGCGAGCTGGTATCGTCGAACACGGCTTATTTCTTGGCATGGCAAGCCTGGTCATCGTTGCCGGTCACGAGGGCATCCGTAAACTCGAGGCACAATAA
- a CDS encoding Ribulose-phosphate 3-epimerase: MKVRIAPSILSANFARLGDEVRQAVEAGIEIIHVDVMDGHFVPNITVGPLVVKALKPLAQELGFLLDVHLMIEHPELYIDDFIHAGADLLTVHVEACPHLHRVIQQIHAGGIKAGVTLNPATPLISLEEILSEVDLVLIMSVNPGFGGQSYIPSSTIKIARLKQMLAKRDLSHIELQVDGGIAPDTVEEVVKAGATILVAGSAVFNSKASISDNIKALERAIARAMASDDQGAVA; the protein is encoded by the coding sequence ATGAAAGTTCGCATTGCGCCTTCCATCCTTTCCGCTAATTTTGCCCGCCTGGGCGATGAAGTTCGTCAGGCAGTTGAGGCAGGGATTGAGATCATCCACGTTGACGTTATGGATGGACACTTTGTCCCCAATATCACCGTCGGGCCCCTGGTCGTAAAGGCGCTCAAACCCCTTGCTCAAGAGCTTGGCTTTCTCCTCGACGTCCACTTGATGATCGAACATCCAGAGCTCTACATCGATGATTTCATCCACGCGGGTGCTGACTTGCTCACTGTACATGTCGAAGCCTGTCCTCATTTGCATCGCGTGATCCAACAAATCCATGCCGGTGGAATCAAAGCCGGGGTGACACTCAACCCGGCTACCCCGCTGATCTCTCTTGAAGAAATCCTGTCCGAAGTCGATCTGGTGTTGATCATGTCGGTTAATCCGGGTTTCGGCGGTCAATCCTACATTCCCAGCAGCACGATCAAAATTGCACGGCTCAAACAAATGCTGGCCAAGCGCGATTTATCCCATATTGAGCTACAAGTGGACGGAGGCATTGCTCCAGACACTGTGGAGGAAGTCGTCAAAGCCGGAGCTACCATCCTGGTAGCCGGTTCGGCGGTGTTTAACTCTAAAGCGTCAATCTCTGATAATATTAAGGCATTGGAGAGAGCCATTGCTCGAGCGATGGCATCGGATGATCAGGGAGCGGTAGCATAG
- a CDS encoding Two-component response regulator yields MIEDDEQILKFLKRGLAYEGYEVDTAMDGPSGLAIARDNPPDLVVLDLMLPGMDGLEVCRRLRAGGPVPILILTAKDTVTDRIQGLDMGADDYMVKPFELDELLARIRALLRRAQPAQPQILRFADLTLDTGARQARRGERVISLTAKEYELLELFMRNPRQVLDRDTIFDRVWGYDFGGASNIIEVYVRYLRQKLEEGGESRLIHTVRGMGYVLRESN; encoded by the coding sequence GTGATTGAAGATGATGAACAAATCTTGAAGTTCTTGAAGCGAGGACTGGCTTACGAAGGTTATGAAGTCGATACGGCTATGGACGGTCCAAGTGGCTTAGCCATTGCCCGGGATAACCCACCCGACCTGGTTGTCTTAGACCTGATGCTACCCGGTATGGACGGCTTAGAAGTCTGTCGCCGCCTGAGAGCTGGCGGGCCTGTGCCAATTCTCATCTTGACGGCAAAGGATACCGTAACCGACCGCATTCAAGGTTTAGATATGGGCGCCGATGACTATATGGTCAAGCCATTTGAGCTGGATGAGTTGCTTGCCCGCATCCGCGCCTTACTCAGGCGAGCTCAGCCAGCCCAACCGCAAATCCTGCGTTTTGCCGATCTCACCCTGGACACGGGTGCCCGTCAAGCCAGGCGGGGAGAGCGGGTCATCTCTCTTACGGCAAAAGAGTATGAACTCTTAGAACTCTTTATGCGTAATCCCCGTCAAGTCCTGGATCGGGACACAATCTTTGACCGCGTCTGGGGATATGACTTCGGGGGAGCCAGTAACATCATCGAAGTTTACGTCCGTTACCTTCGACAAAAACTCGAGGAAGGCGGTGAATCACGCTTAATCCACACTGTGCGCGGGATGGGATACGTCTTACGCGAATCAAATTAG
- a CDS encoding periplasmic sensor signal transduction histidine kinase has translation MTLRARLALLYTAIVVGILLLFGVAVYLSVSISLTNEIEQSLRNSASRVLPLVYVSDQGELSVNVTPDIEFAADTFIQVWDRENELRANSANVRNLTQPLDPASLNASKPISNDVLLRTETDEIYLRVLTVPLVLGDRPIGAIQVGASLAIVDATQKSLVIVLIIGTLLSILIAGLASWISTRQALAPLEDVTETALQITRADDLSRRIPYTGPPNDEIGQLIHAFNQTLGRLENLFNTQRRFLADVGHELRTPLTVIKGNIDLMRMMKELDEESMESIESEVERMTRLVGDLLLLSQAESGKLPLHLQIIELDTLLIEVLGQMRVIAKDKVTLELGEMDQVQVCADKDKLKQVFVNLVQNAIHYTPKGGKVVVSLRKSDHLALVSVSDNGPGISPQDLPYIFERFYRGEKSRTRSKDGKGFGLGLSIAYWIVKNHEGSIEVDSKLGEGTTFRVYLPMSISRCSEEPSNTTG, from the coding sequence ATGACTTTACGCGCCCGTCTGGCACTTTTATATACCGCCATTGTGGTCGGAATCCTCCTGCTCTTTGGGGTAGCGGTTTATCTCTCGGTCAGCATCAGCCTCACCAACGAAATCGAGCAAAGCTTGCGCAATTCGGCCAGTCGAGTGCTTCCGCTCGTTTATGTAAGTGATCAAGGCGAGCTCTCTGTCAATGTCACTCCGGATATCGAATTTGCCGCGGATACATTTATCCAGGTTTGGGATCGTGAGAATGAATTACGGGCCAATTCTGCCAATGTCCGCAATCTAACTCAACCTCTCGATCCTGCTTCCCTGAATGCCAGCAAACCCATCTCCAACGATGTCCTTCTTAGAACGGAGACGGACGAAATTTATCTGCGCGTCCTGACGGTGCCTCTGGTTTTAGGTGACCGTCCCATCGGAGCGATTCAAGTTGGTGCCAGCCTCGCTATCGTTGATGCAACGCAGAAGTCTCTGGTGATCGTCCTGATTATCGGCACTCTTTTATCCATCCTGATCGCCGGTTTGGCAAGCTGGATCAGCACCCGACAGGCACTTGCCCCCCTTGAAGATGTCACCGAGACCGCACTGCAAATCACCCGTGCCGACGATCTCTCCCGGCGCATTCCTTACACAGGTCCACCCAACGACGAAATCGGACAACTGATCCACGCCTTCAACCAGACCCTTGGGCGACTGGAAAATCTTTTTAACACCCAAAGGCGTTTTCTGGCTGATGTAGGTCATGAATTGCGCACCCCACTGACCGTTATCAAAGGCAATATTGACCTGATGAGAATGATGAAAGAGTTGGACGAAGAGTCCATGGAGAGCATCGAGAGCGAGGTCGAGCGCATGACCCGTCTGGTGGGTGACTTATTGCTGCTTTCCCAGGCTGAATCGGGAAAGTTACCCTTGCATCTCCAAATCATCGAGCTGGACACCCTCTTGATCGAAGTGTTGGGGCAGATGCGCGTCATCGCCAAAGATAAAGTAACCCTGGAATTGGGCGAAATGGATCAGGTACAGGTATGCGCCGACAAAGATAAACTCAAACAAGTTTTTGTGAACCTGGTTCAAAACGCCATCCATTACACTCCCAAAGGGGGAAAGGTTGTCGTCTCCCTGCGGAAAAGCGATCATCTCGCCCTGGTCAGTGTCTCAGATAACGGGCCAGGAATTTCTCCCCAGGATTTACCCTATATCTTCGAACGCTTCTACCGCGGAGAAAAATCACGCACGCGCTCGAAAGATGGTAAAGGCTTTGGTTTAGGACTATCTATTGCCTACTGGATCGTCAAAAATCACGAGGGTTCGATCGAAGTAGATTCGAAGCTAGGAGAAGGCACAACTTTCCGGGTTTATCTACCGATGTCAATCTCTCGCTGTAGCGAAGAACCTTCCAACACGACTGGATAA
- a CDS encoding Transcriptional regulator, GntR family: MLRPGPLPKHYQLSQILRQRILKGEFPAGTKIPGEWQLSQEFNVSRGTVRKAIDTLLHEGLLRTEQGQGTYVVEDPWRSRPFLLLSNFNDHINRQNQTPRTTVLEKVILPASTQVAHRLLLVKGEEVILISRLRWANGQPVVYEQRYLAKRICPQLVQEDLENQSFHELLVKKYRLPLVRVLHSIEAHVLTEEEANLLQTQAGRAAFYIERLTYTILEGKEHPAVWYLAIHLGNEYAFHIQQIFGKGESEPVLTAIPYNGGELSTN; encoded by the coding sequence ATGCTTCGTCCTGGGCCTCTACCGAAACATTATCAACTTAGCCAAATCCTGCGCCAACGCATTCTGAAAGGAGAATTCCCAGCCGGCACCAAAATTCCTGGCGAGTGGCAACTCTCTCAGGAGTTCAATGTTAGCCGCGGCACGGTCAGGAAAGCCATTGATACACTCCTTCATGAAGGGCTATTACGTACTGAACAAGGACAAGGCACATACGTTGTAGAAGACCCCTGGAGAAGCCGTCCTTTTCTTTTACTAAGCAATTTTAATGACCACATAAACCGCCAAAATCAAACTCCCAGAACGACTGTTTTGGAAAAAGTCATTCTTCCCGCATCCACGCAGGTGGCTCACCGCCTATTGCTTGTCAAAGGTGAGGAAGTTATCTTGATTTCCCGTCTGCGTTGGGCAAACGGACAACCAGTCGTCTACGAACAACGTTATCTTGCCAAACGTATCTGCCCTCAACTCGTTCAGGAAGACCTTGAGAATCAGTCTTTTCACGAGCTTCTTGTCAAAAAATACCGCTTACCCCTCGTCAGAGTGCTTCATTCTATTGAAGCGCATGTGCTGACCGAGGAAGAAGCCAACCTCCTTCAAACCCAGGCTGGTAGAGCTGCTTTTTACATCGAACGACTGACGTACACCATCCTGGAAGGTAAAGAACATCCCGCAGTCTGGTATCTGGCTATCCATCTGGGTAACGAATATGCCTTTCATATCCAACAGATCTTTGGCAAAGGAGAAAGTGAGCCTGTGCTCACAGCAATTCCCTATAATGGAGGTGAGCTATCGACAAACTAG
- a CDS encoding Branched-chain amino acid ABC transporter, amino acid-binding protein, producing the protein MKSKLSFLLIALVILSLVLAGCAPQATPTAPAEQPAQTEAPQVTEAAAETEAPQPTEAPMETEAPAEEPAAPSGEPIKIGFFSPTTGFAAADGTSALQSAQLAVKIINERGGVLGRPLELVYYDDAAKPDQASAIARKLIEQDKVVAAISGSYSGATRAAAPIFQEAGIPMLSAYAIHPEITKTGNMIFRIGTLATTQGRVGAELVGKVMNLKKVAILTIDNDFGISLTDGFKQHAAEIGLEIVLEEKYPLGETEFRPIIGKIKASGAEVVYATGYYNEAANLVSQARDEGLEIPIIGQEGYDSPKFIELAGPAAEGVIITTDLNRDSERPMTRLFLEQYEATYGEKADMVGASAFDAVMVLAYAINTAGSTDPQAIVKAISELKNFEDVASGPFWYYTPEREVVRPISSQIVRDGAFHLYHEFTDEALVKP; encoded by the coding sequence ATGAAAAGCAAACTCTCATTCCTCTTGATCGCCCTCGTGATCCTCAGCCTTGTCCTGGCAGGGTGCGCTCCCCAAGCCACTCCCACGGCCCCTGCTGAGCAACCTGCTCAGACCGAAGCCCCGCAAGTCACAGAAGCAGCGGCTGAGACCGAAGCGCCGCAGCCTACAGAAGCACCAATGGAAACCGAAGCGCCCGCCGAAGAACCTGCTGCCCCATCCGGTGAGCCCATCAAGATTGGGTTCTTCTCACCAACGACGGGTTTCGCGGCGGCGGACGGCACCAGTGCCCTGCAGTCAGCTCAGCTTGCCGTTAAGATCATTAACGAACGCGGTGGTGTGTTGGGGCGCCCGTTGGAGTTAGTCTATTATGACGACGCTGCCAAACCTGATCAGGCTTCAGCAATTGCCCGGAAACTGATCGAGCAAGATAAGGTTGTGGCGGCAATTTCCGGCTCCTATTCCGGCGCTACCCGGGCAGCAGCTCCGATCTTTCAGGAAGCAGGTATTCCAATGCTCTCCGCCTACGCCATTCACCCGGAAATCACCAAAACCGGTAACATGATTTTCCGCATCGGTACACTGGCAACCACCCAGGGTCGGGTTGGTGCTGAACTGGTCGGAAAAGTGATGAATCTCAAGAAGGTCGCTATCCTGACCATCGATAACGATTTCGGCATTTCTCTTACGGATGGCTTCAAACAACATGCAGCCGAGATCGGTTTGGAGATTGTGTTGGAAGAAAAATACCCTCTTGGAGAAACCGAATTCCGCCCCATTATCGGTAAAATCAAAGCCTCGGGTGCCGAAGTCGTGTATGCCACCGGTTACTACAACGAAGCAGCGAATCTGGTCAGCCAGGCACGGGATGAAGGGCTGGAAATTCCCATCATCGGTCAGGAAGGGTATGACTCACCGAAATTCATCGAACTGGCTGGCCCAGCCGCTGAGGGTGTCATTATCACCACTGACCTCAATCGCGATTCAGAACGCCCCATGACCCGCCTGTTCCTCGAACAATATGAAGCTACTTACGGAGAAAAAGCGGATATGGTTGGGGCTTCTGCCTTTGATGCTGTCATGGTACTTGCGTACGCCATCAATACCGCCGGTTCCACCGATCCTCAGGCAATTGTAAAAGCCATCTCTGAGTTAAAGAACTTTGAAGATGTCGCCAGCGGTCCTTTCTGGTATTACACACCAGAACGAGAAGTGGTGCGTCCGATTAGCTCGCAAATTGTGCGTGACGGAGCTTTCCATCTGTACCACGAATTCACCGATGAGGCCCTTGTTAAACCATAA
- a CDS encoding High-affinity branched-chain amino acid transport system permease protein LivH — MLVLQNLSNALILACTYILMAAGLTMVYGVLKVLHIAHASVYTVGAFVGVLTFSWVGNFWIALTVAMLVSGVFGVLIYRSTYFYLLNSPRTVPLIASVGMFVMFTDLLQKPFLMGAYQRAFPAGGAGLPAIKTALFSFTAKQVLILIVTVILLAIVYLILTRTKLGLSWQAASMDREMASAVGINLNQSIAANFFLGSALAGAAGVLVGVYNNSVFATMGDLPSYKAFIIIVLGGMGSLPGAILASLILAIVENFLVASIGYVLPRDSIAFLVLILMLMFRPNGLLGRE; from the coding sequence ATGCTGGTTCTGCAAAATTTGTCGAATGCCCTGATTTTAGCGTGCACCTATATCTTGATGGCGGCCGGGCTGACAATGGTCTACGGTGTCCTCAAGGTCTTGCATATCGCTCATGCGAGTGTTTATACGGTTGGGGCATTTGTAGGTGTCTTAACGTTTTCCTGGGTGGGGAATTTTTGGATTGCTCTGACAGTTGCCATGCTGGTCAGCGGAGTTTTTGGGGTTTTGATTTATCGCTCAACCTATTTCTATTTGTTGAATTCACCGCGCACCGTTCCCCTGATTGCCAGTGTCGGGATGTTTGTCATGTTTACCGATCTCTTGCAAAAACCCTTCTTGATGGGTGCCTACCAACGCGCTTTTCCAGCCGGCGGCGCCGGATTACCGGCAATCAAAACCGCCCTCTTCTCTTTTACGGCTAAGCAGGTCTTAATTTTAATCGTTACGGTTATCCTGCTGGCTATCGTTTATCTGATCCTCACCCGAACAAAACTTGGTTTATCCTGGCAAGCTGCCTCCATGGATCGCGAGATGGCTTCAGCCGTTGGAATAAACCTGAATCAGTCCATTGCGGCAAACTTCTTTCTCGGTTCCGCGTTAGCTGGAGCAGCCGGCGTGCTGGTTGGCGTTTACAACAACAGCGTTTTTGCAACCATGGGGGATTTACCTTCTTATAAAGCATTTATCATTATCGTTTTGGGTGGTATGGGAAGCTTACCTGGCGCTATTTTAGCCAGCCTGATCCTGGCAATTGTCGAAAACTTCCTGGTAGCCTCTATTGGCTATGTGTTACCTCGCGATTCAATCGCCTTTCTGGTTCTTATCCTGATGTTGATGTTCCGACCAAACGGTTTGCTCGGACGGGAGTAA